From one Bacteroides fragilis NCTC 9343 genomic stretch:
- the mfd gene encoding transcription-repair coupling factor → MTITELQHQYAGHPNVEALNKLLGEPAVRHIYCGGLYASAASLFASALVEKSPCPFVFILGDLEEAGYFYHDLTQVLGTERILFFPSSFRRSVKYGQKDAANEILRTEVLSRLQKGEEGLCIVTYPDALAEKVVSRQELSENTLKLHVGERVDTGFITDVLHSYGFEYVDYVYEPGQYAVRGSIIDVFSFSSEYPYRIDFFGNDVESIRTFEVDSQLSKEKKESIVIVPDLAVTGKVTTSFLDFIPKDTTLAMRDFLWLRERIQVVHDESLTPQALASQEAEENGGITLEGKLIDGSEFTVRALDFRRMEFGNKPTGTPDATLTFHTTAQPIFHKNFDLVAESFKEYLNRGYALYICSDSTKQTDRIKAIFEDRGDRIQFTAVERTLHEGFADDTLKLCLFTDHQLFDRFHKYNLKSDKARSGKVALSLKELNQFTPGDYVVHTDHGVGRFSGLVRIPNGDTTQEVMKLVYQNEDVVFVSIHSLHKVSKYKGKEGEAPRLNKLGTGAWEKLKERTKTKIKDIARDLIKLYSQRREEKGFAYSPDSFLQRELEASFIYEDTPDQSKATADVKQDMERDMPMDRLVCGDVGFGKTEVAIRAAFKAVADNKQVAVLVPTTVLAYQHFQTFRDRLKGLPCRVEYLSRARTAAQAKAVIKGLEAGDVNILIGTHRILGKDVKFKDLGLLIIDEEQKFGVSVKEKLRQMKVNVDTLTMTATPIPRTLQFSLMGARDLSVISTPPPNRYPIQTEVHTFSEEVIADAINFEMSRNGQVFLVNNRIANLPELKAMILRHIPDCRIAIGHGQMEPAELEQIIFGFVNYDYDVLIATTIIESGIDIPNANTIIINQAQNFGLSDLHQMRGRVGRSNKKAFCYLLAPPLSSLTPEAKRRLQAIENFSDLGSGIHIAMQDLDIRGAGNMLGAEQSGFIADLGYETYQKILSEAVHELKTDEFAELYADELKGEGVISGEEFVEECQVESDLELLLPANYVTGSSERMLLYRELDGLTLDRDVDAFRSRLEDRFGPIPPETEELLRIVPLRRLAARLGVEKVFLKGGRMTLFFVNNAESPYYQSAAFGKMIDYMMKYTRRCDLREQNGRRSMLVKDIPNVETAVSVLLEIVALPVKEKE, encoded by the coding sequence ATCAATATGCGGGGCATCCGAATGTAGAGGCCCTGAATAAACTGTTGGGGGAGCCCGCAGTCAGACATATCTATTGCGGCGGCTTATATGCTTCCGCTGCTTCCTTGTTCGCTTCGGCGTTGGTTGAAAAGAGTCCTTGCCCGTTTGTTTTTATATTAGGTGACCTGGAAGAAGCCGGTTATTTTTATCATGATCTTACCCAAGTGTTGGGTACAGAGCGCATTTTGTTTTTCCCTTCTTCGTTTCGTCGTTCGGTGAAGTACGGACAGAAAGATGCTGCTAACGAGATTTTGCGTACCGAAGTGCTCAGTCGCTTGCAGAAGGGTGAGGAGGGATTGTGTATCGTCACTTATCCCGATGCATTAGCCGAAAAGGTCGTATCACGGCAGGAGTTGAGCGAGAATACCCTGAAACTGCACGTGGGTGAGCGGGTGGATACGGGTTTCATTACGGATGTATTGCATAGTTACGGGTTTGAATACGTGGATTATGTATACGAACCGGGGCAGTATGCCGTTCGTGGAAGTATTATCGACGTGTTTTCATTTTCGTCCGAGTATCCCTATCGTATTGACTTTTTCGGTAATGACGTGGAGAGTATCCGTACATTTGAGGTCGATTCACAGTTGTCGAAAGAGAAGAAAGAGAGTATTGTGATTGTGCCCGATCTTGCCGTAACCGGAAAGGTTACAACTTCTTTTCTTGATTTTATCCCGAAAGATACCACTTTGGCGATGCGTGATTTCCTTTGGTTGCGGGAGCGTATTCAGGTTGTTCACGATGAATCGCTCACACCGCAGGCTCTTGCTTCTCAGGAGGCCGAAGAGAATGGAGGCATTACTTTGGAAGGAAAATTGATCGATGGGAGTGAGTTCACTGTTCGTGCGCTCGATTTCCGGCGGATGGAGTTTGGTAACAAGCCGACCGGCACACCGGATGCTACCTTGACATTTCATACTACGGCACAACCTATTTTTCATAAGAATTTCGATTTGGTGGCGGAGTCTTTCAAAGAGTATCTGAACCGGGGATATGCACTTTATATCTGTAGTGACAGTACGAAACAGACGGATCGTATCAAAGCCATTTTTGAGGATCGGGGAGACCGGATTCAGTTTACGGCTGTGGAGCGGACTCTGCATGAAGGGTTTGCAGACGATACCTTGAAACTTTGTTTGTTTACCGATCACCAGTTGTTCGACCGTTTCCATAAATATAATCTGAAGAGTGATAAAGCCCGTTCGGGAAAGGTCGCCCTTTCGCTGAAAGAGTTGAATCAGTTCACCCCCGGTGATTATGTGGTACATACCGATCATGGTGTGGGACGTTTTTCCGGTCTGGTACGTATTCCTAACGGAGATACGACACAGGAGGTCATGAAACTGGTCTATCAGAATGAAGACGTGGTATTTGTTTCTATCCATTCGTTGCATAAAGTTTCAAAATATAAAGGTAAAGAAGGAGAAGCCCCCCGACTGAACAAATTGGGTACGGGCGCTTGGGAGAAACTGAAGGAGCGTACAAAGACAAAGATTAAGGATATAGCTCGTGACTTGATAAAACTTTATTCACAACGTCGTGAAGAGAAAGGGTTTGCATACAGTCCCGATAGTTTTTTGCAACGGGAATTGGAGGCTTCGTTCATCTATGAAGATACCCCCGATCAGAGTAAGGCTACGGCGGATGTGAAACAGGATATGGAACGGGATATGCCTATGGATCGCCTGGTATGCGGAGACGTTGGCTTCGGTAAGACTGAAGTGGCCATCCGTGCCGCATTTAAAGCCGTAGCAGACAATAAGCAGGTAGCCGTACTGGTGCCTACAACGGTTTTGGCATACCAACACTTCCAGACTTTTCGTGATCGCCTGAAAGGACTTCCCTGCCGGGTAGAATATCTCAGCCGTGCCCGTACGGCGGCACAGGCAAAGGCGGTAATCAAAGGATTGGAAGCTGGAGACGTGAATATTCTGATCGGTACGCACCGTATCTTGGGAAAAGATGTCAAGTTCAAAGACCTCGGACTACTGATTATTGACGAAGAGCAGAAGTTCGGTGTGTCGGTCAAGGAGAAGCTGCGGCAGATGAAGGTCAATGTGGATACATTGACAATGACGGCAACTCCTATTCCGCGTACTTTGCAATTCTCGCTGATGGGAGCGCGTGACTTGAGTGTGATTTCAACTCCACCTCCCAACCGTTATCCGATACAGACGGAGGTACATACGTTCAGTGAAGAGGTGATAGCTGATGCCATTAACTTTGAGATGAGTCGTAATGGGCAGGTTTTTCTGGTAAACAACCGTATAGCCAATCTTCCGGAACTGAAAGCAATGATTCTTCGTCACATTCCGGATTGCCGGATAGCCATCGGACACGGACAGATGGAGCCGGCGGAATTGGAACAGATCATTTTCGGCTTTGTCAATTATGACTACGATGTACTGATTGCAACCACTATTATCGAGAGTGGAATCGATATACCGAATGCGAACACGATTATTATCAACCAGGCACAAAACTTCGGATTGAGCGATCTGCACCAGATGCGCGGACGTGTGGGACGTAGCAATAAAAAGGCGTTCTGTTACTTGCTGGCTCCTCCGTTGTCTTCGTTAACCCCCGAAGCCAAACGTCGCCTGCAGGCGATCGAGAATTTCAGTGATCTGGGTAGTGGTATTCATATTGCCATGCAGGATCTGGACATTCGCGGTGCGGGTAATATGCTGGGAGCCGAACAGAGTGGATTTATCGCCGATCTGGGTTATGAAACTTATCAGAAGATATTGTCGGAAGCTGTGCATGAACTGAAAACGGATGAATTTGCCGAACTTTATGCTGACGAATTAAAAGGAGAAGGTGTCATTAGTGGTGAAGAGTTTGTTGAAGAATGTCAGGTGGAAAGCGATCTGGAATTGCTGTTACCGGCTAATTATGTGACGGGCAGCAGCGAACGTATGTTACTGTATCGGGAACTGGACGGACTGACTCTCGATAGAGATGTAGATGCTTTCCGTTCACGATTGGAAGACCGTTTCGGCCCTATTCCGCCTGAGACTGAAGAATTGTTGCGTATAGTACCGTTAAGGCGCCTGGCTGCCCGATTGGGAGTGGAAAAAGTGTTCTTGAAAGGAGGACGTATGACACTGTTCTTTGTCAACAATGCAGAAAGCCCGTATTATCAGAGTGCTGCTTTCGGCAAGATGATCGACTATATGATGAAGTATACCCGAAGATGTGATTTGAGAGAGCAGAACGGACGTCGGTCTATGTTGGTAAAAGATATTCCGAATGTGGAAACGGCTGTCAGTGTACTACTGGAAATTGTGGCATTACCGGTGAAAGAGAAAGAGTAA